TCGACCTGGATGTACAGAGTCGCGGTAAATACAGCAATTGTTTTTCTTAGAAAAGAAAAGCGAAAGGTAGATAAATACGAAATAGCTTCAGAAAATATTAAGGACGAAGAAGGAGATTCACACATCAAAGAAAGTCAGCTGGATCATTTTTATAAAGCAGTTCAAAAACTCGAAAAAATAGATAAAGCCATTATTTTTTATCAGCTGGAGGGATTCTCTCATAAAGAAATAGGTGAAAATCTTGGGATTTCTGAAGGGAATGCCAGGGTAAAATTAAACAGGGCAAAAGAAAAATTAAAAGAAATAATTAAAAATCAGGGATATGGATTTTAACGATATACAAAACGCATGGAATAACGAAAAGACAGAAAATGTCGTTCTTCCGGATAATTTAGAAAAAATACAATCAGCAAATACACCTTTGGATAAGATTCGGAAAAATCTTAAAAACGAACTTATAATGCAGTCAGTCGCTGTATTATTAATCGGATTCACACCTTCTTCTTATAATTTTCCAGAAAAGTGGATTATGCCGTTTTACTTGTTCTTCAGCATATTTGTTGCAGTCTGTGTATACTATCTGGTAAAATTGTATGTTTTTTACAAAAGACTAAACAAGATCACTTTAAAAACAAAAGACAGTCTATATGAAACCTATTTTGACATAAGGCTTAATATGGAATTGTACAAAACATTCGGGTTTGCGCTGACACCTTTTATTGTTTTGTTTTTAATTGGTTTTTTATACAATCATTTTTCAAAAACGCCTGGTTTTGAAATAAGCAATTTTAGTAATTCACAGATGATTAGTGTTTTTGTACCAGTTGTATTTTCAATCTTATTCATGGGATTGTCTTTAGAATGGTGGGTGCAGTACTTTTATGGAAAACATGCCAAAGAGATTAGAAAAGTAATCGACGAATTAAAAGAAGAATAAATAACAAGCCCATCGTAACTGATGGGCTTGTTATTTTTATTGGTATTTTTGTAGAGAATTTTACACAGAGATTCACAAAGAAAAAGCAAAGATTCACAAAATTTTTATTCTTTGCGCTACTTTGTGCATCCTTTGCGAATCTCTGCGAAACAACAAAACTCATGAAAATATTTATTACAGGAATTTCAACCGACGTAGGTAAAACAATAACTTCTGCCATTGTTGTAGAAGCTTTAGAAGCAGATTACTGGAAACCGGTACAGGCCGGAGATTTAGACAATTCTGATACTCATAAAGTAAAATCCCGAATTTCAAATTCTAAATCTCATTTTTATCCAAATGCTTATGAGTTAAACACACCGGCAAGTCCTCATCTGGCAGCTGAGATAGATAAAATTACAATTGATTTAGAACAAATTCAGGAACCAAAAACTGATAATCATCTGGTTATTGAAGGCGCTGGAGGAATTTTTGTTCCGCTGAACGAAAAAGACACAATCGCTGATTTGATTCAGCCTGATTATAAAATTATTGTAGTTTCAAGACATTATCTGGGGAGCATTAATCATACCTTATTGACTATTGAAGCAATTCAAAACAGAGGATTTCAGGTTCATGGAATTATCTTTAGTGGAAGCGAAAATAAATCGACTGAAAGTTTGATTCTGAATAAAACCGGAATTAAATACATTGGAAGAATTGATGAAGAACCTTACTTCGACCAAAATGTAATTAAAGAATATGCCGATTTGTTTCGGGAGAATCTTTTAAAAATGTAAAATGTATTTTGTAAAAAGTAAAATGCATCTATCCCACATCTGACAAAAAACATTTCACAATATGACTTTACAGGAAAAAGACAGCCAATATCTCTGGCATCCTTATACACAGCACAAAACTTCTCAAACCCCTATTGCTATTTCAAGAGGCGAAGGTGCCTTACTTTGGGACGAAAACAATAAAGAATACATAGATGCTATTGCATCATGGTGGGTAAATCCGTTTGGGCACAGTAACAAATTTATTGCTGATGCGATTTACAAACAGCTCACAACTTTAGAACATGTTCTATTTGGTGGTTTTACACACGAACCTGCCATAAAAGTTGCGGAAAAATTAATGGGAATTTTGCCGAAGAACCAGCAGAAAATTTTCTTTTCAGACAATGGTTCCACCGCAGTTGAAGTTGCCATTAAAGTAGCTTTGCAGTATTTCTACAATAAAGGCGAAAAACGAACTACCATAATTGCTTTTGAAAATGCTTTTCACGGCGATACTTTTGCGGCGATGGCAGCAAGCGGGATTTCGTTTTATACTCAGGCTTTTCAGGGAATGTTTATCGATGTTGTCCGGATTCCGGTTCCGATTAAAGGACAGGAAAAAATTAGTTTTGATGCTTTGAAAGAGGTAATTCAGAATCATGATTGCGCAGGATTTATTTTTGAGCCTTTGGTTCAGGGTGCTGCCGGAATGGTGATGTACGAGCCGGAATCTTTGGCAAAACTGATTGCCATTTGCAAAGAAAATAAAATCCTAACCATTGCCGATGAAGTCATGACCGGTTTTGGTAAAACCGGAAAAACCTTCGCAATGGATTATGTTGATGAAGATCCGGACATGATTTGTTTGTCTAAAGCTTTAACAGGAGGAACAATTCCGATGGCGATTACGACTTTTACTCAGAACGTTTTCGATGCCTTTTATGATGATGACATTAATAAAGCTTTGTTTCACGGACATACATTTACCGCAAATCCAACAGGTTGTGCTGCGGCTTTAGCCAGTATCGATTTATTGCAGACAGATGAAATACAGGCTAATATTAAAAGAATCAACAAAAATCATTTAAACTTTCAAAGGAAAATTGAAAACCATCCAAAAGTAATTACAGCCAGAACATTAGGCGTTATTTTTGCTGTTGAAATAAAATCAGATACAGAGGAAAGCTATTATGGCTCCATGCGTACCAAATTGTATAATTTCTTTATTGACAAAGGAGTTATTTTACGTCCTGTTGGAAACATAGTTTATATATTACCTCCTTACATCATGACTAACGAACAGCTTCAAAAGGTATATACTACAATTGAAGAAGCTATTGAAATGGTGTAGCTTTTGACCATATAAGTTATATAAGAAAATATAAGCAGCCAGCTTAAATGAACTTATATAACTTATATGGTTTAATTTATTTAAAACCCTGCGAACTTTGCCAAAACTTTTGCGAACTTTGCGGTTAAATAAAAAAAATTGAATACTAAAATCTCCATAACAGCATTTTCGTCTATTTCTCCATTAGGAAATAATCCTGATGAAGTCTGGAAAAAATACCTTAACAATCAGCATTGCTTTTCTTCTCAGTTTTTGGATCAACAAGAAACTTCTGTAGCTGAGCTTGAAGCTGATTCGAAACAAATTATAGATGAAGTCCGTGAGTCAGATTCTAAGTATAAATTTTTAGATGATTCTGTTTTGTTTGCCGTAGCAGCTTCGCGAAAAGCTGTTGAGCTGGCAGGCTGGAATAAAAATGATGTATTTGGAATCAACATAGGTTCTTCCCGCGGTGCAACTGATTTGTTTGAAAAGCATTACAAAGAGTACATCGATACCGGAAAAGCACAGACTCTCGCCTCTCCAACAACTACTCTGGGAAATATTTCTTCCTGGATCGCACACGATTTGCAAAGCGTTGGTCCGGAAATTTCACATTCCATTACCTGTTCAACAGCGCTTCATGCTATTTTAAATGGTGCTGCATGGCTAAAATCAGGCATGGCAGATAAGTTTTTAGTTGGCGGAAGCGAAGCCCCCTTAACCGATTTTACGATTGCCCAGATGCGGGCTTTAAAAATATATTCGCGTATTAATCAAACAGACGAAGCATGGCCTAACCTGGCTTTTGATTTTGAAAAAACACAAAACACCATGATTTTGGGTGAAGCAGCGGGAGTCTGCTGTCTGGAAGCTGGCGAAGCAGCAAATGCAATAGCGTACATAACAGGTGTTGGATATGCAACTGAAATTCTGGAACATAATATTTCGATTTCTGCAGAAGCCGATTGTTTCCAAAAATCAATGAAAATGGCCTTAAAAGGAGAAAATTTAGAAGACATAGATGTAATTGTCATGCATGCACCCGGAACCATAAAAGGTGATTTGACAGAACTTCGTGCCATCGAAAAAGTATTTGGCAAAAATATGCCCTTACTGACGACTAATAAATGGAAAATAGGCCACACTTTTGGGGCATCAGGAATTTTAAGTTTAGAACTGGCTCTTTTGATGATCCTGCATGATACGTTTATCAATGTTCCGTTTGCAAAAGCCCAAAATCAGACCAAATCAATTAAAAAAGTGCTCATAAATGCTGTCGGTTTTGGCGGAAATGCCGTGAGTATCTTGATTGAAAAAGCATAATTTATATATTAACGAAAAAGGCTCAGAGTTTTAAAAACTCTGAGCCTTTTGAATATCATAAAATTCAGCTTAGTTGATGCTGTTCAGCATGTCGGCGATTTCATCTAATCTTGGTGTTAAGATGATTTCGATTCTACGGTTTTTAGCTTTTCCCTCAGGAGTTGCGTTGCTTGCCAAAGGAGAAAATTCGCTACGACCGGCAGCTGTTAGTTTTTGTTTGTTAATTTTAGCATTTTCACTCAAAATAGCTACAATTGCAGTCGCTCTTTTGGTAGATAAATCCCAATTGTTTGCGATTGGTCCTGAACCTGCATACGGATCATCATCAGTATGCCCTTCAATCAATACAGAAAGATCCGGATTGTCGCCCAATACTTTTCCTAACTCTACAACTGCTTTTCTACCTTCTGAACCAACAGCCCAGCTTCCGGAATTGAAAAGTAATTTGTTTTCCATAGAAACATATACTTTTCCATTTTTCTGTTCTACTGTAAGCCCTTTTCCTTCAAAACCATTTAAAGCTTTAGACAATGTTTCCTTTAGCTTTCTCATTGCCTCTTCTTTTGCTGCAATCATCGCTTCAAGTTCATTGAGACGGCTTGCGGTTTTATCTAAACGTGCCTGCTCTTCAGCTAATTTTTTTGATTTTGCTTCTAATTCAGCCAGCAAATCGCGGTTTTTATTCATGTTTTTTTCTAACGCATCGTTGCTGTTTTTCTCTAATGCGTTATATGAATCCTGTAAAACTTTGAATTTGTTTTGTGCCGCGGCAAGATCAGCTTTTTGTTTGGCTAAATCATCTTTTGCACTTGCTAAATCCTTCGTTAATTTATCACGGTCTAATTCTAACTGACTTTTTGCTTTTTTTAATTCGCTGTTTTCATCAGCAATAGAACGGTTTTCTTTTTTTAAGTCTGAATATTTTGTTTCAAGGTCATTGTAGATTTTTTTGGAAACACAAGACGTTGAAAGTGCCAGAACAAGCAATCCAAGTGAGGCTTTTTTAATCATTTTTATGGTATTTATAATTAGGTTATTATTCTTTAAATGTGCTTTTTACCGTGAGGTCCTAGCCCTGATTGAAACGAAAATCCTTTGTGGTTTTTCTTTAAAACCACAAAGATTGCAGTGGAAAGCAGGAATTAGCTCCTTAAACTTTGCTAACGAATCATCGAACTGAGAACCCGCCTTTGTGTAACAATAACAATACCAGAATTACTCGATTTCGACTAAAACCGGACAATGATCTGAATGTATGGCATCCGGAAGAATAACAGCACGCCTCAATCTGTGTTCTAAAGGCTGGCTTACCAGATTGTAATCGATACGCCAGCCTTTGTTATTTCCTCTGGCTCCTGCGCGGTAACTCCACCACGTATAATGATGCGGATCTTTGTTGAAATGGCGGAAACTGTCGATAAAACCGGATTTCATAAATGCATCAAGCCAGGCGCGTTCCTGAGGCAAAAATCCTGAAACGGTTTTGTTTCGAACCGGATCGTGAATATCAATCGCTTCGTGACAGATGTTATAATCTCCACAAATAATAATGTTCGGAATGGTTAATTTTAATTCATTTATATACGTTTGAAAATCATCCATAAACATAAATTTATGATCTAATCTTTCGATGTTGGTTCCTGATGGCAGATACAGGCTCATTACAGACACATCATCAAAATCGGCACGCAGATTACGGCCTTCAAAATCCATGTGTTGAATTCCGGTTCCGTAAACAACCTGATTGGGTTCTATTTTAGATAAAATGGCTACACCGCTATATCCTTTTTTAGTTGCAGGATAATAATATTGATACGGATAGCCTGCAGCTGTAATCTCTTCTGTTGGAATTTGCTCTTGCGTAGCCTTAATTTCCTGAAGACAAATTACATCAGGATTGGCCTGCTGAAGCCAGTTGATAAAGCCTTTTGAAATAGCAGCGCGTATTCCGTTTACGTTATAAGAAATAATTTTCATTGGATTTTTTTAGAATTTCAAAAGTAATAAAAATGCTGAAAGTTTACATAACAAACGCTAAAAGTAGAGTTTTTTGTTATCTTTGTTCGCTGTTCTAATAAATTAAAAAAGTACATGGGTTTAGTTACCGCGAAAGAAGTTGCAAAGGCAATAAATGTTGACAAGTACGGAGTTTTCGGTACTTTTTCAGGCTGGATTCTCATGAAGGTTCTTAAAATATCCACCCTCAATAAAATTTACGATCACAATAAACATTTAGAAGATGTTGCTTTTTTAAACGGAGTACTGGATGAATTACAAATCAAATTCGAAATTCCTGAAGAAGATTTAAAGCGTCTGCCTAAAGATGGTGCTTATATTACGATTTCAAATCATCCGCTTGGAGGAATTGATGGCATTTTACTTTTGAAACTGATGCTTGAAAGAGAGCCTAATTTCAAAATTATCGCCAACTTCTTATTACACAGAATTATCCCGATGAAAAAATACATTATGCCGGTTAATCCTTTTGAAAATCATAAGGACGCAAAATCGAGTGTAATAGGCATTAAAGAAACTTTACGTCATTTAAGCGACGGAAAACCTTTGGGAATTTTCCCTGCCGGGGAAGTTTCGACGTACAAAGACGGAAAACTGGTAGTGGACAAACCATGGGAAGAAGGTGCTATCAAACTGATCAGAAAAGCAAAAGTTCCGGTTGTACCGATTTATTTTCATGCTAAGAACAGTAAATTATTCTATTGGCTTTCTAAAATTGATGATACTTTACGTACAGCAAAATTACCATCAGAACTTCTTACACAAAAAGACCGTGTAATAAAGGTTCGTATTGGAAAACCAATTTCGGTAAATGAACAAAATGAAATCGAATCGTTCGAAGAATACTCTGAGTTTTTAAGAAAGAAAACTTATATGCTGGCTAATCCTTTCGAAAAAGAGCATAAATTACTGGATACATCTAATTTAAAAATTACGAAAGCGCCCAAAAAGATTGTTACTGCCGCCAATGAAGCAAAAATGATTGATGAAGTTCAGGCTTTAAGAAACAGTGACTGTCGTTTATTGCAAAGTAAAAACTATGAGGTCTTTTTTGCCACAGCGAAATCAATTCCTAATATTTTACATGAAATTGGACGTTTACGTGAAATTACTTTCCGTGAGGTTGGCGAAGGAACGAATGAGTCAATAGATCTAGACCAGTTTGACCAGTATTACCATCACATGTTTTTATGGGATGAGGATACTAAAAAAATTGCCGGCGCTTACCGAATGGGCTTAGGTTCTGAAATTTATCCAAAATATGGGCTTGAAGGTTTTTATCTTAATGACCTTTTTAGATTTGAACCTGAACTGCACGACATGATGCATAATTCCATAGAAATGGGTCGTGCTTTTATCATCAAAGATTATCAGCAAAAACCGATGCCTTTATTTTTATTGTGGAAAGGAATTATTCATACGACCTTACGTTACCCTGAACACAAATATTTGCTGGGTGGAGTAAGCATCAGTAATCAGTTCTCAGACTTCTCAAAATCGTTAATGATTGAGTTCATGAAGTCGAACTATTACGATCCGTATATCGCACAGTATATCCATCCAAAAAAGGCTTACAAAGTAAAACTTAAAGATGCTGATAAAGATTTTATTTTTGATGAAGCTGAATCAGATTTAAATAAATTCGATAAAATCATTGACGAACTTGAACCTGGAAATTTACGCTTGCCTGTTTTAATTAAAAAATACATCAAACAAAATGCACGTGTAGTAGCGTTTAATGTGGACCCTCTGTTCAATAACGCTGTAGACGGCTTAATGTACATCAGGATTGCAGATATTCCTGAAAGTACAATGAAACCAGTTATCGAAGAGTTTCAGATCGAACTGGAACGTAAATTATCTGAGAAAGAAGATATTAGTTAAGAAAAACCTATAAAAAAGAAAACCCATTTCGCTTGAAATGGGTTTTTTTATGTTTTAGAACCAGCCTTTTTTACCAACCTGATAGGTCTGATAAAAGTCTTCGTCTGTTTTAGTCAGGTAGATAATTCCTTCCACGAAGCCAATTAAGCTTCCCATTCCGCAAGTAACTAAAGTTACCACTAATTGGATTATTCCTTCCTGAGTGTAACCTAAAACGAATTTATGCACACCAAATCCTCCTAATACGATACCAAGTACTCCTGCTAGAACTTTTTTGTTTTCTTCTCTACGAACTGGAGGATTATTCCAGTCTTCAGTTGGTCTTGTGGTTTCCATTTTATATATATTTAATTATTGTAATTCAACTTTGCCAATTTCTTCAATTTCTTCAATTTCATTTTTTGGATCTGGTCCATATTGATTTGGGCCATGATTACCTTCTGTACAAAATAAAACTAATATCCAGATTGGGCCAACTAAAGGAATAAAAGAAACCAAATAAAACCAACCACTTTTACCAACATCATGTAATCTTCTGGCAATAACACCCAAACTAGGTAAAAGAATTGCCAAAGTATAAATAATAAATAGGCCGTATCCAACTGCAATACCAGTAAAGCCATCTCCAAAAGCACCTCCTATAGCGCCTCCAATAATCATCAATATTATAGAAATTATTCCATTAGCAAGTGCAAAATACCAATACTCACTCCTTCTGGCGCGTCCTTTAAAGTTTGCATAGTTTTCAAAAACCACTTTTTTGTACCATTCAATCATAATTAATAAAATTTAATTAGTTTCCTACTCTTTTAGGATTTTCGGCTTACTCCTTTTTAAAATTTTGTTAAAATTAACGACAATATTAAAAAAAAATAAATTCAAAAGCTAATTGTGTGAATTAATTTTCAGAAAAAACCTGTTATTAAAATCTAAAGAAATATCGATAATTATTTTGAGTACAAAGCCTTTATTTTATCTACAATTACCTGAGCCAGACGTTCATGGCTTTCAAATGTCCAGCCCGCAATATGAGGGGTAAGGATTACTTTTTTACCATCCAGCAAGTACTGAAAAGCTTCGGGGGTATTTTTTTCCTGAAAAAGTGTTTCGAAAGAGAGTTTCTCATATTCCAAAACATCCAGACCTGCACCTAAAACTTTTCCGGATTTCATAGCTTCAACCAAATCAGCTGTGACGATGTTTTTCCCACGTGAAGTATTTATAATCCAAAATGGCTTTGCAAATGCATTTATAAAATTCAGGTCAATCATTTTGTCTGTATCAGGCGTCCAAGGGATATGCAGGCTTAAGACATCAGTTTTTTGCTGTAATTCCTGTAATGAAACTTGTTTAGCATTTTCATCACCCATATTTTTAGCAATGTCATAGCACAAGACTTCAACATCAAACCCTCTTAATTTTTTAGCAAAGGCTTTTCCCATGTTTCCGTATCCGATAATCCCAACTGTTTTCCCGTCAAGTTCATGTCCGCGGTTGCTTTCCCGGTTCCAAGCCCCTGATCGGATTTCGCTATCGGCCTGATTTAGCTTATTAAAAAGGGATAAAATCATTCCTAAAGTATGTTCTGCAACAGCGTTGCAATTACCTTCCGGAGCGGCAATAAGATTGATATCTTTCTCTAATGCGTAATCACAGTCGATACTCTCAAGACCCGCACCAACTCTGGCAATAAACTGCAAATTGAAAGCTTTGTCAATAAACTGTTTGTCGATTTTAAAACGGCTTCTGATTACAATTCCGTTATAATCCTGAATTTTAGCTTCGATTTCTTCTTTTGAAGATTTAAAGTCGGCATGGTTTTCAAAACCTGCTTCTTCTAATTGCTGCCAAAGAATGGGATGGTTGCTGTCGATATGTAGAATTTTTACACTCATTTTTTAAAAATTTAGATAAACAAAAATACAGTTTATTCTTTTATTTCGTAATCTGCACAGACCAAACAAAACACTATATCTTTTTATTGGTTTAGTTTTTTTTTT
The Flavobacterium flavigenum genome window above contains:
- a CDS encoding RNA polymerase sigma factor; protein product: MKEKEQEFLKRIESHKGILYKVSKMYMDNYDDQQDLFQEIVCQLWKSYDTFRNESQFSTWMYRVAVNTAIVFLRKEKRKVDKYEIASENIKDEEGDSHIKESQLDHFYKAVQKLEKIDKAIIFYQLEGFSHKEIGENLGISEGNARVKLNRAKEKLKEIIKNQGYGF
- the bioD gene encoding dethiobiotin synthase, with the translated sequence MKIFITGISTDVGKTITSAIVVEALEADYWKPVQAGDLDNSDTHKVKSRISNSKSHFYPNAYELNTPASPHLAAEIDKITIDLEQIQEPKTDNHLVIEGAGGIFVPLNEKDTIADLIQPDYKIIVVSRHYLGSINHTLLTIEAIQNRGFQVHGIIFSGSENKSTESLILNKTGIKYIGRIDEEPYFDQNVIKEYADLFRENLLKM
- the bioA gene encoding adenosylmethionine--8-amino-7-oxononanoate transaminase produces the protein MTLQEKDSQYLWHPYTQHKTSQTPIAISRGEGALLWDENNKEYIDAIASWWVNPFGHSNKFIADAIYKQLTTLEHVLFGGFTHEPAIKVAEKLMGILPKNQQKIFFSDNGSTAVEVAIKVALQYFYNKGEKRTTIIAFENAFHGDTFAAMAASGISFYTQAFQGMFIDVVRIPVPIKGQEKISFDALKEVIQNHDCAGFIFEPLVQGAAGMVMYEPESLAKLIAICKENKILTIADEVMTGFGKTGKTFAMDYVDEDPDMICLSKALTGGTIPMAITTFTQNVFDAFYDDDINKALFHGHTFTANPTGCAAALASIDLLQTDEIQANIKRINKNHLNFQRKIENHPKVITARTLGVIFAVEIKSDTEESYYGSMRTKLYNFFIDKGVILRPVGNIVYILPPYIMTNEQLQKVYTTIEEAIEMV
- a CDS encoding beta-ketoacyl synthase N-terminal-like domain-containing protein; the encoded protein is MNTKISITAFSSISPLGNNPDEVWKKYLNNQHCFSSQFLDQQETSVAELEADSKQIIDEVRESDSKYKFLDDSVLFAVAASRKAVELAGWNKNDVFGINIGSSRGATDLFEKHYKEYIDTGKAQTLASPTTTLGNISSWIAHDLQSVGPEISHSITCSTALHAILNGAAWLKSGMADKFLVGGSEAPLTDFTIAQMRALKIYSRINQTDEAWPNLAFDFEKTQNTMILGEAAGVCCLEAGEAANAIAYITGVGYATEILEHNISISAEADCFQKSMKMALKGENLEDIDVIVMHAPGTIKGDLTELRAIEKVFGKNMPLLTTNKWKIGHTFGASGILSLELALLMILHDTFINVPFAKAQNQTKSIKKVLINAVGFGGNAVSILIEKA
- a CDS encoding OmpA family protein; this encodes MIKKASLGLLVLALSTSCVSKKIYNDLETKYSDLKKENRSIADENSELKKAKSQLELDRDKLTKDLASAKDDLAKQKADLAAAQNKFKVLQDSYNALEKNSNDALEKNMNKNRDLLAELEAKSKKLAEEQARLDKTASRLNELEAMIAAKEEAMRKLKETLSKALNGFEGKGLTVEQKNGKVYVSMENKLLFNSGSWAVGSEGRKAVVELGKVLGDNPDLSVLIEGHTDDDPYAGSGPIANNWDLSTKRATAIVAILSENAKINKQKLTAAGRSEFSPLASNATPEGKAKNRRIEIILTPRLDEIADMLNSIN
- a CDS encoding exodeoxyribonuclease III; its protein translation is MKIISYNVNGIRAAISKGFINWLQQANPDVICLQEIKATQEQIPTEEITAAGYPYQYYYPATKKGYSGVAILSKIEPNQVVYGTGIQHMDFEGRNLRADFDDVSVMSLYLPSGTNIERLDHKFMFMDDFQTYINELKLTIPNIIICGDYNICHEAIDIHDPVRNKTVSGFLPQERAWLDAFMKSGFIDSFRHFNKDPHHYTWWSYRAGARGNNKGWRIDYNLVSQPLEHRLRRAVILPDAIHSDHCPVLVEIE
- a CDS encoding lysophospholipid acyltransferase family protein, whose protein sequence is MGLVTAKEVAKAINVDKYGVFGTFSGWILMKVLKISTLNKIYDHNKHLEDVAFLNGVLDELQIKFEIPEEDLKRLPKDGAYITISNHPLGGIDGILLLKLMLEREPNFKIIANFLLHRIIPMKKYIMPVNPFENHKDAKSSVIGIKETLRHLSDGKPLGIFPAGEVSTYKDGKLVVDKPWEEGAIKLIRKAKVPVVPIYFHAKNSKLFYWLSKIDDTLRTAKLPSELLTQKDRVIKVRIGKPISVNEQNEIESFEEYSEFLRKKTYMLANPFEKEHKLLDTSNLKITKAPKKIVTAANEAKMIDEVQALRNSDCRLLQSKNYEVFFATAKSIPNILHEIGRLREITFREVGEGTNESIDLDQFDQYYHHMFLWDEDTKKIAGAYRMGLGSEIYPKYGLEGFYLNDLFRFEPELHDMMHNSIEMGRAFIIKDYQQKPMPLFLLWKGIIHTTLRYPEHKYLLGGVSISNQFSDFSKSLMIEFMKSNYYDPYIAQYIHPKKAYKVKLKDADKDFIFDEAESDLNKFDKIIDELEPGNLRLPVLIKKYIKQNARVVAFNVDPLFNNAVDGLMYIRIADIPESTMKPVIEEFQIELERKLSEKEDIS
- a CDS encoding TM2 domain-containing protein — protein: METTRPTEDWNNPPVRREENKKVLAGVLGIVLGGFGVHKFVLGYTQEGIIQLVVTLVTCGMGSLIGFVEGIIYLTKTDEDFYQTYQVGKKGWF
- a CDS encoding DUF805 domain-containing protein; translation: MIEWYKKVVFENYANFKGRARRSEYWYFALANGIISIILMIIGGAIGGAFGDGFTGIAVGYGLFIIYTLAILLPSLGVIARRLHDVGKSGWFYLVSFIPLVGPIWILVLFCTEGNHGPNQYGPDPKNEIEEIEEIGKVELQ
- a CDS encoding 2-hydroxyacid dehydrogenase, which produces MSVKILHIDSNHPILWQQLEEAGFENHADFKSSKEEIEAKIQDYNGIVIRSRFKIDKQFIDKAFNLQFIARVGAGLESIDCDYALEKDINLIAAPEGNCNAVAEHTLGMILSLFNKLNQADSEIRSGAWNRESNRGHELDGKTVGIIGYGNMGKAFAKKLRGFDVEVLCYDIAKNMGDENAKQVSLQELQQKTDVLSLHIPWTPDTDKMIDLNFINAFAKPFWIINTSRGKNIVTADLVEAMKSGKVLGAGLDVLEYEKLSFETLFQEKNTPEAFQYLLDGKKVILTPHIAGWTFESHERLAQVIVDKIKALYSK